A stretch of the Gossypium hirsutum isolate 1008001.06 chromosome D07, Gossypium_hirsutum_v2.1, whole genome shotgun sequence genome encodes the following:
- the LOC107953665 gene encoding polyadenylate-binding protein, cytoplasmic and nuclear: MRRKKSRAKRRVARSNEEDTAGVDDEPGASKDAVEAAEEAGIQSEKDVNQEIDCFKEEFEEVENVVIAVMEMDSIIQHNGGDVVQIESNFTDGSIRKSELCSEVNGVGESEKSDNLDVSVECSKFEEIIEDGTVRGQNLSSNIQVMDVDSGNGIVNGEEAKDHENSEQKSLEEEPSSARIAVMTLDGQINDGYNNKDGNDREKEEESRGGQEQIEDIAVSDVNEASQVVDHDSPTKQKKEKQLEIHVGGLHKEIVEQDLFEIFGKFGEVQRARIVRHRTTKKSKGFAFIQYATTEQAKKALSDLKDGIEVKGKLAKLSISHDRDVLYLGRICRTWTKEDVLGKLKGYGIENIDEIQVPNDPKDDRKIKGFAFLRFNTFSDAKAALHRLRKPDIAFGNARGAKIAFARTPMHPRERVRLQVKTIYVEGIPKSWDVHKLKEICEQYVETKKVKISRNLSNKGKDFGFISFTTRGGALACVEGMNKLRYGGNVKVKAYIARPLVQVRLQKSSCLGLKFSKRHRKSDWLKMKGHARSKGVKKESDVRAATVIYKSKIWGTKEKPAAVVYKNNQDPLNSKHTIEGKRNEQQSIAPETHDAEDGLSTKPKKTDFKSNNRKRQRNSMHSKRSSNKPEGSVLKRERNHMHSKRSSNKPEGSVLKRERNHLHSKSSSNKREGTSQGRHIRSSRSSKSRSYVRKGHGRGADSIAYRIPVKEAYAPSTSGYPGSAHGAFSGSKRPSSYMESHAGFAQPVKHNDQYLTECIAPAFHHQRQAYAGYLKLDHYERQPPAKYFKPAIGNDALPHAGFLESSFRKQSFDGARRIAEYSGPDNQGPVHGSGSAYSRPYVPNNLSYAGYEGNSNGGGYHRFRRAYTARQAHY, encoded by the exons ATGCGTCGGAAGAAGAGCAGAGCTAAACGGCGAGTCGCCCGATCCAACGAGGAAGACACGGCGGGAGTCGACGATGAGCCGGGAGCGTCGAAGGATGCTGTGGAAGCTGCCGAGGAGGCTGGTATCCAGAGTGAGAAGGACGTTAATCAAGAGATTGATTGTTTTAAAGAGGAGTTTGAGGAAGTTGAGAATGTGGTAATTGCTGTCATGGAGATggactcaataattcaacacaacGGCGGTGACGTTGTTCAAATTGAATCGAATTTTACTGATGGAAGTATTCGTAAAAGTGAATTGTGTTCAGAAGTAAATGGTGTGGGTGAGAGCGAGAAATCGGATAATTTGGATGTTAGTGTGGAGTGTAGTAAATTTGAGGAGATTATTGAGGATGGGACTGTTAGGGGACAGAATTTGAGTTCGAACATCCAAGTTATGGATGTGGATTCAGGGAATGGAATCGTCAATGGTGAGGAAGCCAAGGATCATGAAAATTCAG AACAGAAATCACTTGAAGAGGAACCCTCTTCTGCTAGAATTGCAGTCATGACATTAGATGGGCAAATCAATGATGGTTACAACAACAAGGATGGTAATGATAGGGAAAAAGAGGAGGAGAGCAGAGGTGGCCAGGAGCAAATTGAAGACATTGCAGTTAGTGATGTCAATGAAGCGTCTCAGGTAGTTGACCACGACTCTCCAActaagcaaaagaaagaaaagcaacTGGAAATACATGTTGGAGGTCTGCATAAAGAGATAGTTGAACAAGACTTGTTTGAAATATTTGGAAAGTTTGGGGAAGTCCAAAGAGCAAGGATTGTGAGGCATCGAACCACAAAAAAAAGCAAAGGATTTGCTTTTATTCAATATGCCACAACTGAGCAAGCCAAGAAAGCTCTTTCTGACTTGAAGGATGGCATAGAG GTGAAAGGAAAGCTTGCTAAGTTATCAATCAGTCATGACCGTGATGTTCTATATCTGGGACGTATTTGCAGAACATGGACCAAAGAGGAT GTGCTTGGGAAGTTGAAAGGCTATGGAATTGAAAACATTGATGAGATACAAGTACCCAATGATCCTAAGGATGATAGGAAGATTAAAGGTTTTGCTTTCTTGAGATTCAATACATTCTCTGATGCAAAGGCTGCATTGCACCGTTTAAGGAAACCAGATATAGCTTTTGGCAATGCAAGAGGTGCTAAAATTGCTTTTGCTCGCACCCCAATGCATCCAAGAGAGAGAGTTCGGTTACAG GTGAAAACTATTTATGTTGAGGGGATACCAAAGTCTTGGGATGTACACAAACTTAAAGAGATCTGTGAACAATATGTTGAGACTAAAAAGGTCAAAATATCTAGGAATTTAAGCAATAAAGGCAAGGATTTTGGATTCATTTCTTTCACTACCCGTGGAGGTGCATTGGCTTGTGTGGAAGGGATGAATAAATTGCGATATGGAGGAAACGTCAAG GTTAAAGCTTATATTGCAAGGCCTCTTGTTCAAGTGCGGCTGCAAAAAAGCTCTTGTCTAGGACTGAAATTTAGTAAAAGGCATAGAAAAAGTGATTGGTTGAAGATGAAAGGTCACGCCAGGTCTAAAGGCGTTAAAAAAGAGAGTGATGTGAGAGCAGCAACCGTTATATACAAGTCAAAGATTTGGGGGACCAAAGAAAAGCCAGCTGCAGTTGTGTATAAAAATAATCAGGATCCTTTGAATTCAAAGCATACAATAGAAGGTAAAAGAAATGAACAACAAAGCATTGCCCCTGAAACTCATGACGCTGAAGATGGACTATCTACCAAGCCCAAGAAAACTGATTTCAAGAGCAATAATAGAAAGAGACAAAGGAACAGTATGCACAGTAAGAGGTCATCAAACAAACCAGAAGGTTCTGTATTAAAGAGAGAAAGGAACCATATGCACAGTAAGAGGTCATCAAACAAACCAGAAGGTTCTGTATTAAAGAGAGAAAGGAACCATCTGCACAGTAAGAGTTCATCAAATAAACGAGAAG GTACCTCACAAGGTCGACATATTCGTTCTTCTCGAAGTTCAAAGAGCAGATCTTATGTACGGAAGGGACATGGCAGGGGTGCAGATTCTATTGCATATAGAATACCAGTTAAAGAGGCATATGCCCCATCCACTAGTGGGTATCCAGGATCAGCTCATGGTGCTTTTTCTGGATCCAAAAGGCCTTCTTCTTATATG GAATCTCATGCCGGATTCGCACAACCTGTGAAGCACAATGACCAATATCTCACAGAATGTATCGCACCTGCTTTTCATCATCAAAGGCAAGCTTATGCAGGGTATCTTAAGCTAGATCACTATGAAAGACAACCTCCTGCTAAGTACTTCAAACCTGCTATTGGGAATGATGCCCTACCTCATGCAGGATTTCTTGAGTCTTCTTTCAGAAAGCAAAGTTTTGATGGAGCCAGAAG GATTGCCGAGTATAGTGGCCCGGACAATCAAGGGCCTGTTCATGGATCAG GATCAGCTTATTCACGCCCTTATGTTCCAAACAACTTGAGCTATGCTGGATATGAG GGCAATAGTAATGGTGGTGGCTATCATAGGTTTAGGAGAGCATACACAGCAAGGCAAGCACACTATTGA
- the LOC107953663 gene encoding enolase — MATIKCVKARQIFDSRGNPTVEVDVSLSDGTVARAAVPSGASTGIYEALELRDGGSDYLGKGVLKAVENVNTIIGPALVGKDPTEQAKIDNFMVQQLDGTVNEWGWCKQKLGANAILAVSLAVCKAGAMLKKIPLYQHIANLAGNKTLVLPVPAFNVINGGSHAGNKLAMQEFMILPVGASSFKEAMKMGVEVYHHLKAVIKKKYGQDATNVGDEGGFAPNIQENKEGLELLKTAIAKAGYTGKVVIGMDVAASEFYDNKDKTYDLNFKEENNDGSQKISGDSLKNVYKSFVTDYPIVSIEDPFDQDDWEHYAKMTSEIGEQVQIVGDDLLVTNPKRVEKAIKEKTCNALLLKVNQIGSVTESIEAVKMSKSAGWGVMASHRSGETEDTFIADLSVGLATGQIKTGAPCRSERLAKYNQLLRIEEELGAAAVYAGAKFRAPVEPY, encoded by the exons ATGGCTACGATCAAGTGTGTCAAAGCCCGTCAGATCTTCGACAGTCGTGGAAACCCCACCGTTGAA GTTGATGTTTCTCTCTCTGATGGCACCGTCGCAAGAGCGGCTGTTCCTAGTGGTGCTTCCACTG GTATATATGAAGCTCTGGAATTGAGGGATGGAGGATCTGACTATCTTGGAAAGGGCGTGCTTAAG GCTGTGGAGAATGTTAACACAATTATTGGACCCGCTTTGGTTGGCAAG GACCCAACAGAGCAGGccaaaattgataatttcatgGTACAACAGCTTGATGGAACAGTTAATGAATGGGGTTGGTGCAAACAAAAG CTTGGAGCAAATGCTATATTGGCTGTTTCACTTGCTGTCTGTAAAGCAGGAGCTATGTTGAAGAAGATTCCCCTTTACCAG CACATTGCCAACCTTGCTGGAAATAAGACCTTGGTCTTGCCTGTACCTGCATTCAATGTTATCAATGGAGGTTCCCATGCAGGCAATAAACTAGCAATGCag GAATTCATGATTCTACCTGTTGGGGCATCTTCTTTCAAGGAAGCCATGAAGATGGGAGTGGAAGTATATCATCACCTGAAG GCTGTTATAAAGAAGAAGTATGGACAAGATGCTACCAACGTCGGTGATGAAGGTGGCTTTGCTCCTAACATTCAG GAAAATAAAGAGGGACTTGAGCTCTTGAAGACAGCTATAGCAAAAGCAGGGTATACTGGAAAG GTTGTTATTGGAATGGATGTTGCTGCTTCAGAGTTCTATGATAACAAGGATAAAACCTATGACTTGAATTTCAAGGAAGAG AACAATGATGGATCGCAAAAAATTTCAGGAGACAGTTTGAAGAATGTTTACAAGTCATTCGTGACTGATTATCCAATTGTCTCCATTGAAGATCCATTTGATCAGGATGATTGGGAGCACTATGCAAAAATGACAAGTGAAATTGGTGAACAAGTGCAGATTGTTGGTGATGATCTCCTTGTCACAAATCCTAAG CGTGTGGAGAAAGCAATTAAGGAGAAGACGTGCAATGCTCTTTTATTGAAG GTGAATCAAATTGGTTCTGTGACTGAAAGTATTGAAGCTGTAAAAATGTCTAAATCTGCCGGTTGGGGAGTCATGGCAAGCCACCGCAG TGGTGAAACCGAGGATACTTTCATAGCAGACCTTTCAGTTGGGTTGGCAACA GGCCAAATCAAGACCGGCGCACCGTGCAGATCAGAACGTCTTGCCAAGTACAACCAG CTTCTGAGGATTGAAGAAGAGCTTGGAGCTGCTGCAGTTTACGCAGGAGCAAAGTTCAGAGCACCAGTAGAACCATATTGA
- the LOC107953662 gene encoding 65-kDa microtubule-associated protein 3 isoform X1 — MSTTPSDPLLQVETTCGTLLYELQIIWDEVGETDTDRDEMLLELERECLEVYRRKVDQANRCRAQLRQTIADSEAELAAICSAMGERPVHIRQSDQNAGSLKEELSKILPQLEEMKKRKIERRNQFVQVLQQIQIITNEIYGSAKLVSSKAVVDESDLSLRKLEELHRQLNELEKEKNDRLKQVEDHLSMLNSLCLVMGMDFKLTVAEVHPSLGDSERFWSISNNTIEQLATLIKKLQEVKIQRMQRLQDLGTTMLELWNLMDTPIEEQQMFQNVTCNIAASEHEITEPNTLSVDFIKYVEAEVSRLEELKSSKMKELVLKKRLELEEICRKTHLVPDSQSAVEDAIEAIESGAVGAATILEQIELQIAKVKEEAFSRREILERVEKWLMACDEECWLEEYNRDENRYNAGKGAHLTLKRAEKARSLVNKLPGMVEALASKTMAWEKETEVEFLYDGIRLLSMLEEYTILQQEKEQERRRLRDQKKLQGQLIAEQEALYGSKPSPSKPLSVKKGPRHSTGGASSRRVSLGGAMLPTHKPDSLHSAKATPQTLHKRTERMFQNDHLNHRHDDAIPAFSAFRRGLDIADIPVRKHSFNLVNTNELESPLVRKPFSPISSMVSSKTNITNTLEDDGETLQKMQPVNFPYTTPSKTTFLVDEENRTPKAMCIAAMTPASTVSVPMQTAMTPAPLIIPFGKPVQEISEEIEQSFEEKRLAFVLAETLQVTTSLVQV, encoded by the exons ATGTCTACTACGCCAAGTGATCCACTTCTTCAAGTGGAAACAACTTGCGGAACCCTTTTATATGAACTTCAG ATAATCTGGGATGAAGTTGGGGAGACAGATACTGATCGGGATGAAATGCTGCTTGAGCTTGAACGAGAATGCCTGGAAGTATACAGAAGAAAGGTAGATCAGGCAAATCGCTGTAGAGCTCAGCTAAGACAGACAATTGCTGATTCTGAAGCCGAACTTGCTGCCATCTGTTCAGCAATGGGGGAGAGGCCAGTGCATATTAGGCAG TCAGATCAAAATGCTGGAAGCTTGAAGGAGGAACTCAGCAAAATTCTTCCACAATTGGAAGAAATGAAGAAACGGAAAATAGAAAGAAGAAATCAATTTGTACAAGTTTTACAACAGATACAAATTATCACAAATGAGATTTATGGATCAGCCAAATTAGTTTCTTCCAAAGCAGTTGTGGATGAAAGTGACTTGTCCTTAAGGAAGCTTGAAGAATTGCACAGACAGCTCAATGAACTTGAGAAAGAGAAG AATGACCGTTTAAAGCAGGTTGAGGACCACCTTAGCATGTTGAACTCACTCTGCTTGGTGATGGGCATGGATTTCAAGCTCACAGTTGCCGAGGTCCATCCTAGTTTAGGTGACTCCGAACGATTTTGGAGTATTAGTAATAACACAATTGAGCAGTTGGCTACTTTGATTAAAAAGTTACAGGAAGTTAAGATACAGAGGATGCAAAGG CTACAAGATCTTGGTACTACCATGTTGGAATTATGGAATCTGATGGATACACCTATTGAGGAGCAACAGATGTTTCAGAATGTTACCTGTAATATAGCTGCTTCAGAACATGAAATTACAGAACCCAACACTCTCTCTGTGGATTTCATCAAATAT GTTGAGGCAGAAGTTTCTAGGTTGGAAGAGTTAAAGTCTAGCAAAATGAAAGAGCTTGTCCTGAAGAAGAGATTAGAGCTGGAGGAGATATGTAGGAAGACGCACTTGGTCCCAGATTCACAAAGTGCAGTAGAAGATGCCATTGAAGCTATTGAGTCTG GGGCTGTTGGTGCTGCTACCATACTAGAACAGATTGAACTTCAAATTGCTAAGGTCAAAGAGGAAGCTTTTAGCAGGAGAGAAATACTTGAAAGGGTGGAGAAATGGTTGATGGCTTGTGACGAGGAGTGCTGGCTCGAGGAATATAACAGG GATGAAAACCGATATAATGCTGGGAAAGGTGCTCATCTTACACTGAAGCGTGCTGAGAAAGCTCGTTCATTGGTTAATAAACTTCCAG GAATGGTGGAGGCATTGGCTTCAAAGACAATGGCATGGGAAAAGGAAACAGAGGTTGAATTTTTGTATGATGGT ATTCGTCTGCTATCTATGCTTGAAGAGTATACTATTTTACAACAAGAGAAAGAGCAAGAACGGCGTAGGTTGCGG GACCAAAAGAAACTCCAGGGACAGCTAATAGCAGAACAAGAGGCACTGTATGGGTCAAAACCAAGCCCATCAAAGCCCCTGAGTGTCAAAAAGGGTCCTAGGCATTCAACTGGAGGTGCAAGCAGTAGAAGAGTCTCCTTGGGAGGAGCAATGCTGCCTACTCATAAACCTGATTCCCTTCACTCTGCAAAGGCTACTCCCCAAACACTTCATAAGAGGACTGAGAGAATGTTTCAAAATGATCATTTGAATCACCGCCATGACGATGCCATTCCAGCTTTCTCAGCTT TTAGGAGAGGCCTAGACATTGCTGACATTCCTGTAAGAAAGCACTCGTTCAATCTAGTAAATACTAATGAACTAGAATCACCATTGGTTCGTAAGCCGTTCTCACCTATCTCATCCATGGTATCTTCAAAAACCAATATAACAAACACATTAGAAGATGATGGTGAAACTTTACAGAAAATGCAACCGGTTAATTTTCCATACACTACTCCCTCGAAGACAACGTTTTTGGTTGACGAAGAGAACAGAACACCAAAGGCAATGTGTATAGCAGCCATGACTCCAGCATCCACGGTGTCAGTTCCGATGCAGACAGCCATGACTCCTGCTCCATTAATAATACCGTTCGGTAAGCCAGTTCAAGAAATTTCTGAAGAGATAGAGCAATCGTTTGAGGAAAAAAGGCTTGCTTTTGTGCTTGCTGAAACACTACAAGTAACAACATCACTGGTACAAGTATGA
- the LOC107953662 gene encoding 65-kDa microtubule-associated protein 3 isoform X2, with protein sequence MSTTPSDPLLQVETTCGTLLYELQIIWDEVGETDTDRDEMLLELERECLEVYRRKVDQANRCRAQLRQTIADSEAELAAICSAMGERPVHIRQSDQNAGSLKEELSKILPQLEEMKKRKIERRNQFVQVLQQIQIITNEIYGSAKLVSSKAVVDESDLSLRKLEELHRQLNELEKEKNDRLKQVEDHLSMLNSLCLVMGMDFKLTVAEVHPSLGDSERFWSISNNTIEQLATLIKKLQEVKIQRMQRLQDLGTTMLELWNLMDTPIEEQQMFQNVTCNIAASEHEITEPNTLSVDFIKYVEAEVSRLEELKSSKMKELVLKKRLELEEICRKTHLVPDSQSAVEDAIEAIESGAVGAATILEQIELQIAKVKEEAFSRREILERVEKWLMACDEECWLEEYNRDENRYNAGKGAHLTLKRAEKARSLVNKLPGMVEALASKTMAWEKETEVEFLYDGIRLLSMLEEYTILQQEKEQERRRLRDQKKLQGQLIAEQEALYGSKPSPSKPLSVKKGPRHSTGGASSRRVSLGGAMLPTHKPDSLHSAKATPQTLHKRTERMFQNDHLNHRHDDAIPAFSAFRRGLDIADIPVRKHSFNLVNTNELESPLKMQPVNFPYTTPSKTTFLVDEENRTPKAMCIAAMTPASTVSVPMQTAMTPAPLIIPFGKPVQEISEEIEQSFEEKRLAFVLAETLQVTTSLVQV encoded by the exons ATGTCTACTACGCCAAGTGATCCACTTCTTCAAGTGGAAACAACTTGCGGAACCCTTTTATATGAACTTCAG ATAATCTGGGATGAAGTTGGGGAGACAGATACTGATCGGGATGAAATGCTGCTTGAGCTTGAACGAGAATGCCTGGAAGTATACAGAAGAAAGGTAGATCAGGCAAATCGCTGTAGAGCTCAGCTAAGACAGACAATTGCTGATTCTGAAGCCGAACTTGCTGCCATCTGTTCAGCAATGGGGGAGAGGCCAGTGCATATTAGGCAG TCAGATCAAAATGCTGGAAGCTTGAAGGAGGAACTCAGCAAAATTCTTCCACAATTGGAAGAAATGAAGAAACGGAAAATAGAAAGAAGAAATCAATTTGTACAAGTTTTACAACAGATACAAATTATCACAAATGAGATTTATGGATCAGCCAAATTAGTTTCTTCCAAAGCAGTTGTGGATGAAAGTGACTTGTCCTTAAGGAAGCTTGAAGAATTGCACAGACAGCTCAATGAACTTGAGAAAGAGAAG AATGACCGTTTAAAGCAGGTTGAGGACCACCTTAGCATGTTGAACTCACTCTGCTTGGTGATGGGCATGGATTTCAAGCTCACAGTTGCCGAGGTCCATCCTAGTTTAGGTGACTCCGAACGATTTTGGAGTATTAGTAATAACACAATTGAGCAGTTGGCTACTTTGATTAAAAAGTTACAGGAAGTTAAGATACAGAGGATGCAAAGG CTACAAGATCTTGGTACTACCATGTTGGAATTATGGAATCTGATGGATACACCTATTGAGGAGCAACAGATGTTTCAGAATGTTACCTGTAATATAGCTGCTTCAGAACATGAAATTACAGAACCCAACACTCTCTCTGTGGATTTCATCAAATAT GTTGAGGCAGAAGTTTCTAGGTTGGAAGAGTTAAAGTCTAGCAAAATGAAAGAGCTTGTCCTGAAGAAGAGATTAGAGCTGGAGGAGATATGTAGGAAGACGCACTTGGTCCCAGATTCACAAAGTGCAGTAGAAGATGCCATTGAAGCTATTGAGTCTG GGGCTGTTGGTGCTGCTACCATACTAGAACAGATTGAACTTCAAATTGCTAAGGTCAAAGAGGAAGCTTTTAGCAGGAGAGAAATACTTGAAAGGGTGGAGAAATGGTTGATGGCTTGTGACGAGGAGTGCTGGCTCGAGGAATATAACAGG GATGAAAACCGATATAATGCTGGGAAAGGTGCTCATCTTACACTGAAGCGTGCTGAGAAAGCTCGTTCATTGGTTAATAAACTTCCAG GAATGGTGGAGGCATTGGCTTCAAAGACAATGGCATGGGAAAAGGAAACAGAGGTTGAATTTTTGTATGATGGT ATTCGTCTGCTATCTATGCTTGAAGAGTATACTATTTTACAACAAGAGAAAGAGCAAGAACGGCGTAGGTTGCGG GACCAAAAGAAACTCCAGGGACAGCTAATAGCAGAACAAGAGGCACTGTATGGGTCAAAACCAAGCCCATCAAAGCCCCTGAGTGTCAAAAAGGGTCCTAGGCATTCAACTGGAGGTGCAAGCAGTAGAAGAGTCTCCTTGGGAGGAGCAATGCTGCCTACTCATAAACCTGATTCCCTTCACTCTGCAAAGGCTACTCCCCAAACACTTCATAAGAGGACTGAGAGAATGTTTCAAAATGATCATTTGAATCACCGCCATGACGATGCCATTCCAGCTTTCTCAGCTT TTAGGAGAGGCCTAGACATTGCTGACATTCCTGTAAGAAAGCACTCGTTCAATCTAGTAAATACTAATGAACTAGAATCACCATTG AAAATGCAACCGGTTAATTTTCCATACACTACTCCCTCGAAGACAACGTTTTTGGTTGACGAAGAGAACAGAACACCAAAGGCAATGTGTATAGCAGCCATGACTCCAGCATCCACGGTGTCAGTTCCGATGCAGACAGCCATGACTCCTGCTCCATTAATAATACCGTTCGGTAAGCCAGTTCAAGAAATTTCTGAAGAGATAGAGCAATCGTTTGAGGAAAAAAGGCTTGCTTTTGTGCTTGCTGAAACACTACAAGTAACAACATCACTGGTACAAGTATGA
- the LOC107953661 gene encoding probable rRNA-processing protein EBP2 homolog — MGLRSNEVENVMEDDSDVMDDVSEEEFESESDSEEEDVKLAEPSKNSIYNRDGLIEKLEDISWPENVEWMHKLSLDIDQEKEVDVNDDLARELAFYTQALEGTRLAFEKFESMKLPFLRPPDYYAEMVKTDAHMQKVKGRLLSQKRQIEEAEERRKAREAKKIAKEVQAEKMKERAKQKKHEIEAVKKWRKQRQQSGFPAGGKDSELDLGFEDGKAFERSSKKRPGVSPGDRSGGKAKQHGGGKGKNMKNREIRNSKFGFGGRKGLKKQNTAETTNDSRGFNKGSAAGNKKRKR; from the coding sequence ATGGGATTGCGAAGTAATGAAGTTGAGAATGTCATGGAAGATGATAGCGATGTTATGGATGATGTTAGTGAGGAAGAGTTTGAATCTGAGTCGGACTCAGAAGAGGAAGATGTGAAGTTGGCCGAGCCTTCGAAGAACTCTATATACAATAGAGATGGGCTTATTGAGAAGCTGGAAGATATCAGCTGGCCGGAAAATGTTGAATGGATGCACAAGCTTTCTCTTGATATTGATCAAGAGAAAGAGGTGGATGTGAACGATGACCTGGCTAGAGAGCTTGCTTTCTACACGCAGGCATTGGAGGGGACAAGGTTGGCATTTGAGAAGTTTGAGTCGATGAAGCTACCTTTCCTTAGGCCTCCGGATTATTATGCGGAGATGGTTAAGACAGATGCCCATATGCAGAAGGTGAAAGGCAGGCTTTTGTCACAGAAGAGACAGATTGAAGAGGCTGAGGAGAGGAGAAAGGCCAGAGAAGCCAAGAAAATTGCTAAGGAGGTTCAAGCTGAGAAGATGAAAGAAAGAGCCAAGCAGAAAAAACATGAGATCGAGGCTGTTAAGAAGTGGAGGAAGCAAAGGCAGCAGAGCGGCTTCCCTGCCGGTGGTAAAGACAGTGAGCTAGACTTGGGTTTTGAAGATGGTAAAGCATTCGAGAGATCCAGCAAGAAAAGGCCAGGGGTGTCACCTGGGGATCGATCCGGAGGGAAGGCAAAGCAGCATGGTGGTGGAAAAGGTAAGAATATGAAAAACAGGGAGATCAGGAATTCTAAGTTTGGATTTGGAGGAAGGAAAGGCTTGAAGAAACAGAACACTGCTGAAACCACTAATGATTCTAGGGGCTTCAACAAAGGCAGTGCTGCTGGtaataagaaaaggaaaaggtGA